One Edaphobacter flagellatus genomic region harbors:
- a CDS encoding Lhr family helicase, which translates to MQRTPPKSKKVNSSPSSEKSTTSAAHDALALFHPITAKWFRAAFHQPTRTQIEGWPAIARGDSTLILAPTGTGKTLTAFLWCLDKLMLQPAPDTKPGCRILYISPLKALAVDVERNLRAPLAEITSTAAQEGVSVRTPDISVRTGDTPQRERAKFRRNPGEILITTPESLYLLLTSEASEGLRSVETVIIDEIHALVPTKRGAHLALSLERLEALTERPVQRIGLSATQRPLEEVARFLGGANAASEKFKKHLEKVPQSAETEAEAATMLFEAAGDRQDSLLARSIPYRAVTVVNAGAKKLLELKVEVPVEDMARLSRTSGKPGEPKQTSIWQSIYPRLLEIIRERTSTLIFVNARRTAERLAGSINDLAGEAIARAHHGSLAAAQRSEIEEMLKAGQIKALVATSSLELGIDMGAIDLVIQIESPPSVASGMQRIGRAGHTVGVPSSGIIFPKYRADLVACAAVTRAMHEGHVESTRYLRNPLDVLAQQIVATVSHPPIDALEAEKRRGRGERDSPGISYDALFRLIRGAAPFALLSQIVFDGVLDMLAGRYPSDEFAELRPRITWDRKANWITPRSGVKSIAILNGGTIPDRGLYGVFLAGERAKPIRVGELDEEMVFESRAGEVFTLGASSWRIEEITHDRVLVTPASGEAGKMPFWRGDKPGRPLEFGRIIGALVRELGETPHNAALAKLTSEHDLELGAAENLLQYLRDQKSAVGMVPDDRGIVIERVRDERGDWRVCVLTPFGTRIHAPWAMAAAAKLRSNRGVEVETMWGDDGFVIRFPDTDQPPDTTQLLLAPEEAVDLVLNELGATAMFASKFRESAARALLLPRHRANRRSPLWQQRKRAHDLLAVASRFASFPILLEAYRECMRDVFDIPALTEILRLIATQSLQVHTVDTQIPSPFAAALLFSYVANYIYDGDAPLAERRAQALAIDESQLRELMGDADLRELLNTNAIEQVEEQLQGLAEGYCSRTIDGIHDLLLRVGDLCLAELQHRTAEVDLEKAIQRLLKADRIIEITIAGEQRFIAIEDAARYRDAVGISLSPKLPATFLAKIANPTTELLRRYARTHGPFTLHEIAARFGLPAETAEPVLNELVQSGRIAEGGFRPGGMHREWCDNEVLRLIRRKSLARLRKEVEPAEQATLARLFTRWQGVVQPRRGLDALLDVLEILQGAPLPASIVETEILPARILGYKPSDLDTLIAAGEVTWIGLESLGERDGRIAFYLAENLPQLRSPQIYASEALSEREAAIVDYVRERGASFFQQIHEGAGGGYPGETLNALWSLVWKGMLTNDGMAALRAYCERPESSRKRRDHQQTGFRSRRTTPPAGQGRWTLQPAAYAEAQNAAQATVWRHAIAQQLLARYGVVFREAAQAENLSGGFSAIYDVLKAMEESGKVRRGYFAADIGATQFALPSAVDLLRSLRNSEGRIEIVQLAATDPANPYGALLRWPQFDDTHTTLTRSVGAQVILWNGALAVYMRRANPNIQVFLPEDEPQRSSVANALAAFLVRSAQDRSEEKEAYGLLIATINGVPAQKHWMADILLHAGFSIGARGFHVRRVQAKVQVQA; encoded by the coding sequence ATGCAGCGCACACCGCCCAAGTCGAAGAAAGTCAACAGCAGCCCATCCAGCGAAAAATCCACTACGTCAGCCGCGCACGATGCCTTAGCGCTCTTTCACCCGATCACCGCCAAGTGGTTTCGCGCTGCCTTCCACCAGCCCACGCGAACGCAGATTGAAGGCTGGCCTGCCATTGCGCGCGGCGACTCCACGCTCATCCTCGCACCGACCGGCACGGGAAAAACACTGACAGCCTTCCTCTGGTGCCTCGATAAGCTGATGCTCCAGCCGGCACCGGACACCAAGCCCGGATGCCGCATTCTCTACATCTCCCCACTCAAAGCGCTCGCCGTCGATGTCGAGCGCAACCTGCGCGCCCCTCTCGCCGAAATCACCAGCACAGCCGCTCAGGAAGGAGTCTCCGTACGAACGCCTGACATCAGCGTCCGCACCGGCGACACGCCGCAGCGCGAGCGCGCAAAGTTTCGCCGCAACCCAGGCGAAATCCTCATCACAACGCCCGAGAGCCTCTATCTGCTCCTCACCTCCGAAGCAAGCGAAGGTCTGCGCTCCGTCGAAACCGTCATCATCGATGAGATTCACGCCCTCGTCCCCACAAAACGCGGAGCGCATCTTGCGCTTTCGCTCGAACGCCTCGAAGCTCTCACAGAGCGGCCTGTTCAACGCATTGGCCTCTCCGCTACACAACGCCCGCTCGAAGAAGTAGCCCGCTTCCTCGGCGGAGCGAATGCCGCGTCAGAGAAATTCAAAAAGCACCTAGAAAAAGTCCCGCAAAGCGCCGAGACCGAAGCAGAAGCCGCAACCATGTTGTTCGAAGCCGCGGGAGATCGGCAGGACAGTCTTCTCGCACGATCCATCCCGTATCGCGCGGTGACCGTCGTCAATGCCGGAGCCAAAAAACTCCTCGAGCTCAAAGTCGAAGTTCCTGTCGAAGACATGGCTCGACTCAGCCGTACCTCTGGTAAGCCTGGAGAACCCAAGCAAACCTCGATCTGGCAGTCCATCTATCCACGCCTGCTTGAGATCATTCGAGAGCGGACCTCAACATTAATCTTCGTCAACGCGCGAAGAACTGCCGAGCGGCTCGCCGGGTCCATCAACGATCTCGCTGGCGAAGCCATCGCGCGGGCGCATCATGGCTCTCTCGCCGCAGCGCAGCGCTCCGAGATCGAAGAGATGTTGAAGGCCGGGCAGATCAAGGCGCTCGTCGCCACATCATCGCTCGAGCTGGGAATCGATATGGGAGCAATCGACCTTGTCATCCAGATCGAATCGCCGCCATCCGTCGCAAGTGGCATGCAGCGCATCGGCCGCGCAGGACACACTGTCGGCGTGCCATCGTCCGGCATCATCTTCCCCAAATATCGCGCCGACCTCGTAGCCTGTGCGGCCGTCACGCGCGCCATGCATGAGGGCCATGTCGAATCGACGCGCTATCTGCGTAACCCGCTGGACGTCCTGGCGCAGCAGATCGTCGCCACCGTCTCACATCCTCCAATCGATGCCCTCGAAGCAGAGAAAAGAAGAGGCCGCGGCGAAAGAGATTCTCCTGGAATCAGCTACGATGCTCTCTTTCGCCTCATCCGCGGCGCTGCTCCATTCGCCCTGCTCAGCCAGATAGTCTTTGACGGCGTCCTCGACATGCTCGCCGGACGCTATCCCTCCGATGAATTCGCAGAGCTGCGTCCTCGCATAACCTGGGATCGCAAAGCCAACTGGATCACGCCAAGATCTGGCGTCAAAAGCATCGCCATCCTCAACGGCGGCACGATTCCCGATCGCGGCTTGTATGGCGTCTTCCTTGCAGGGGAACGAGCAAAGCCCATACGCGTCGGTGAACTCGACGAAGAGATGGTCTTCGAGAGCCGTGCCGGCGAGGTCTTTACCTTAGGCGCATCCAGCTGGCGTATTGAAGAGATTACACACGACCGCGTGCTTGTAACCCCAGCGTCAGGTGAAGCAGGCAAAATGCCGTTCTGGCGTGGCGACAAACCCGGTCGCCCACTCGAATTCGGAAGAATCATCGGCGCACTCGTAAGAGAACTTGGCGAAACACCGCATAATGCAGCGCTTGCAAAGCTGACCTCGGAGCACGATCTCGAACTGGGGGCCGCAGAAAATCTGTTGCAGTATCTGCGCGATCAGAAGAGTGCCGTCGGCATGGTCCCCGATGATCGCGGTATCGTGATCGAACGCGTTCGCGATGAACGCGGCGACTGGCGCGTCTGTGTACTGACGCCTTTTGGCACAAGGATTCACGCTCCCTGGGCGATGGCAGCAGCTGCAAAGCTGCGCAGCAATCGTGGAGTGGAGGTCGAGACGATGTGGGGTGACGACGGATTCGTTATACGCTTTCCCGATACCGATCAGCCGCCCGATACCACCCAGCTGTTGCTTGCTCCCGAAGAAGCGGTTGACCTGGTACTGAATGAGCTGGGTGCCACAGCCATGTTTGCATCCAAATTTCGTGAGAGCGCAGCCCGTGCGCTGCTTCTTCCACGACATCGCGCCAATCGAAGAAGTCCTTTATGGCAACAGAGAAAGCGTGCACACGATCTGCTGGCCGTCGCAAGCCGTTTTGCATCCTTCCCGATCCTGCTCGAAGCCTACCGCGAATGTATGCGTGATGTGTTCGATATTCCCGCGCTGACGGAGATACTGCGCCTTATCGCAACCCAGAGCCTGCAGGTCCACACCGTGGATACGCAAATACCCTCGCCTTTCGCAGCAGCGCTCTTGTTCAGTTACGTCGCCAACTATATCTATGACGGCGACGCGCCGCTTGCCGAACGCCGCGCGCAGGCGCTGGCTATCGACGAGAGCCAGTTGCGCGAGCTGATGGGAGATGCCGATCTCCGCGAGCTGTTGAACACAAACGCCATCGAGCAGGTTGAAGAACAACTGCAGGGACTCGCAGAGGGTTACTGCTCGCGAACTATAGATGGCATTCACGATTTGTTGCTTCGTGTGGGCGATCTCTGCCTTGCAGAATTGCAGCATCGCACCGCCGAAGTAGATTTAGAAAAAGCAATACAGCGTCTGCTGAAGGCAGATCGCATAATAGAAATCACAATCGCAGGTGAGCAGCGCTTTATCGCGATTGAAGACGCAGCCAGATATCGAGATGCTGTCGGAATATCCCTATCGCCGAAACTTCCGGCAACCTTCCTCGCAAAGATCGCAAACCCAACAACAGAGTTGCTGCGTCGCTATGCGAGAACGCACGGACCCTTCACGCTTCACGAGATCGCAGCGCGGTTTGGTCTCCCCGCCGAGACGGCAGAGCCAGTTCTAAATGAACTGGTGCAATCTGGCCGGATCGCCGAGGGAGGCTTTCGCCCTGGCGGCATGCATCGTGAATGGTGTGACAACGAAGTGTTGCGTCTCATACGCCGCAAGAGCCTCGCGCGTCTGCGCAAAGAAGTTGAGCCGGCTGAGCAGGCAACGCTTGCTCGGCTCTTCACGCGTTGGCAGGGAGTCGTGCAGCCTCGTCGCGGATTGGATGCATTACTCGATGTGCTTGAGATCTTGCAGGGAGCGCCGTTACCAGCCTCGATTGTTGAGACCGAGATTCTTCCAGCCCGAATCCTGGGATACAAACCGTCTGATCTGGATACGCTGATCGCTGCAGGTGAAGTCACCTGGATCGGGTTGGAATCTCTCGGCGAGCGGGATGGAAGAATCGCCTTCTATCTCGCAGAAAATCTGCCGCAGCTTCGCTCCCCGCAGATTTATGCGAGCGAAGCGTTGAGTGAACGAGAGGCGGCCATCGTGGACTACGTGCGCGAGCGCGGAGCATCCTTCTTTCAGCAGATCCACGAAGGTGCTGGTGGAGGATATCCCGGTGAAACGCTCAACGCTCTGTGGTCGCTGGTATGGAAGGGCATGCTGACCAACGATGGTATGGCCGCATTGCGTGCTTACTGCGAACGTCCAGAGAGTTCCAGAAAACGAAGGGATCATCAGCAGACAGGCTTCCGTTCGAGGAGGACCACTCCACCGGCAGGGCAGGGAAGATGGACATTGCAGCCCGCAGCATACGCCGAAGCGCAGAATGCAGCGCAGGCAACTGTCTGGCGGCATGCGATTGCACAGCAGTTGCTCGCTCGTTATGGAGTCGTCTTCCGCGAGGCGGCGCAGGCCGAAAATCTTTCCGGAGGCTTCTCCGCGATCTACGATGTGCTGAAAGCGATGGAAGAGAGCGGAAAAGTGCGTCGCGGTTACTTCGCCGCAGATATCGGAGCCACACAATTTGCGTTGCCATCCGCCGTCGATCTGCTGCGTTCTCTGCGCAACAGCGAAGGTCGCATCGAGATCGTACAGCTTGCTGCAACCGATCCAGCGAATCCATATGGCGCTCTGCTGCGTTGGCCGCAGTTCGATGATACGCACACCACGCTGACGCGAAGTGTGGGAGCGCAAGTCATTCTATGGAACGGCGCTCTCGCGGTATACATGCGTCGTGCCAACCCGAATATTCAGGTCTTCCTCCCGGAAGACGAACCACAGCGTTCCAGCGTGGCGAATGCGCTGGCTGCCTTTCTTGTCCGAAGTGCTCAGGACCGCAGCGAAGAGAAGGAGGCGTATGGTTTATTGATTGCGACGATCAATGGGGTTCCTGCCCAGAAGCACTGGATGGCCGACATTCTTTTACACGCGGGATTTTCTATCGGGGCGCGAGGCTTCCATGTGCGCCGCGTGCAGGCGAAGGTGCAGGTGCAGGCTTAG
- a CDS encoding TonB-dependent receptor translates to MQKSLIATATRAALFASLFLASFAGLSTPVVAQSSSSAVSGIVTDPTQNVVVGVKVTLRNVDTNVERVTTSNGSGNYVFTSIPPARYTLKFAATGFQTETIAAFEVAVAQAVTVNTTLKVGDVSESVTVEATGTQVESSTAQLGTVIDEKAVNNLPLNGRNFTQLLTLTPGVTPISSGQNSGAGNTAVVAASTTSYSFPSINGAGNRSTIYLVDGMNDNQAWYNTYAVPPIVDTIQEFKVNSHNDAIYGGSLGGVVNVVTKSGTNTFHGSAWEFIRSTSFDAKPYVPSPASYHLNTFGGQVGGPIRIPHVYDGRDKTFFLVGVEATHYSKSGSTNILIPTQAQLNGDFSSATTGVSKGGTCSAGDTKAQPYPCQLYDPTVGNSAATPNRPAFLGNQIPTAKMNPYALAFVKAVFGGVQPMVIPGIPTTQANYQITDPTRQTVYNYTGRIDQHIGTRDFIFFRYAGIDWNQQAPSTLPTLFTSTQIPAQQYGASWVHIFSPTTSMQVQYGRTHVENNVLTQFNDPNLWKTYGCSTDMCASFVGGATVLVTQAVTGGFSGGEVKSPTPNLSSIHEWQGSVIRIMGKHQFQAGGGWDQVNYTATLRQGTVNFTGASTSNFAKNPGSAANLTSAQISAQSGFGLADFLLGYPNNENKRNVLLTERPGGIANAYLQDSWKITRELTLNYGLRYDRSVIPAYGTDASIGLQGSIETGDFDFNNGDYIIQKLPPLCTDRGHAPCLPSATLPAHVRVATGSKILHGSKYNFSPRFGFAYRVNDKMSVRGGYGITYDNWAAIIQMTQNYQGSWPDTGTLQINGTNTPGTPYTSAQNPFADNPGNLPAATPFTSSNVNYMVDPRWKNPYSHQYNLGIEQQFGDRTIFSLNYVGSSSHRMDIGGYYNTGTPCTTCTSFASRGTNTGQPFPYTVPQKSWDHAGGTASYNALQASFARHFSTGLGYTVAYTWSKTLNDGTDGYFGVEGGVPQDPYNPKGSRGPASFSIPQIVAANFIYELPFGQGKHFSSHSSLVNYIIGNWQVNSIFTARSGQVLNITASGDIANTGNAGTYERANLVGDPFVAGPVAANPLCNAPAGPTRTRAQWFNPCAYAAPAIGTYGNGPRNAIRGPQYWNLDSSVHRIFPIREGLSFKLDVEAFNTLNHPTPANPGTSVSNLVTLGNIVGVSTLTNQRLLQFAGKFQF, encoded by the coding sequence GTCACCACCTCCAATGGCTCCGGCAACTACGTCTTCACCAGCATCCCCCCGGCACGCTATACCCTCAAGTTCGCTGCTACAGGCTTCCAGACGGAGACCATCGCCGCTTTCGAGGTCGCCGTCGCTCAGGCTGTGACCGTCAACACCACACTTAAAGTTGGAGATGTCTCGGAATCTGTCACCGTCGAAGCCACCGGCACTCAGGTGGAAAGCTCCACGGCGCAGCTCGGCACCGTCATCGACGAGAAGGCCGTCAACAATCTTCCGCTTAACGGCCGCAACTTCACTCAGTTGCTCACGCTCACTCCAGGTGTCACCCCCATCAGCAGCGGCCAGAATTCTGGCGCTGGCAATACCGCGGTGGTTGCCGCAAGCACGACCAGCTACTCCTTCCCCTCCATCAACGGAGCCGGCAACCGCTCCACCATCTATCTCGTCGACGGCATGAACGACAACCAGGCCTGGTACAACACCTATGCCGTGCCGCCCATCGTCGACACCATCCAGGAGTTCAAGGTCAACTCCCACAACGACGCTATCTATGGCGGCTCGCTCGGCGGTGTCGTCAACGTGGTCACCAAGTCCGGCACCAACACCTTCCACGGCTCTGCCTGGGAGTTCATTCGCAGCACCAGCTTCGACGCCAAGCCCTATGTCCCCTCACCTGCCTCCTACCATCTCAATACGTTCGGCGGACAGGTCGGCGGACCCATTCGTATCCCACACGTTTATGACGGACGCGATAAAACCTTCTTCCTCGTCGGTGTAGAAGCCACACACTACTCCAAATCCGGTTCGACGAACATCCTCATTCCCACACAGGCACAGCTCAACGGAGACTTCTCGTCTGCTACGACCGGAGTCAGCAAAGGTGGCACCTGTTCCGCTGGTGACACCAAAGCTCAACCCTATCCCTGCCAGCTTTACGATCCTACCGTCGGCAACAGTGCGGCCACGCCTAACCGGCCTGCATTCCTCGGTAATCAGATTCCCACTGCGAAGATGAACCCCTACGCACTTGCCTTCGTGAAGGCGGTCTTTGGTGGAGTGCAGCCCATGGTCATCCCGGGTATTCCTACCACCCAGGCTAACTACCAGATCACCGATCCTACGCGCCAGACGGTCTATAACTACACCGGCCGCATCGACCAGCACATCGGTACCCGCGACTTCATCTTCTTCCGCTACGCAGGCATCGACTGGAACCAGCAGGCGCCCAGTACGCTTCCCACACTCTTTACCTCAACTCAGATTCCCGCGCAGCAGTACGGAGCCAGCTGGGTGCATATCTTCTCGCCCACGACCAGCATGCAGGTCCAGTACGGCCGCACACACGTTGAAAACAACGTGCTCACGCAGTTCAACGATCCCAATCTCTGGAAGACGTATGGCTGCTCGACCGACATGTGCGCCTCCTTCGTGGGTGGTGCAACTGTTCTCGTCACTCAGGCTGTCACCGGAGGCTTTAGTGGCGGTGAGGTGAAGAGCCCGACGCCGAACCTCTCCAGCATTCATGAGTGGCAGGGAAGTGTGATTCGCATTATGGGCAAGCACCAGTTCCAGGCAGGTGGTGGTTGGGATCAGGTCAACTACACTGCTACCCTGCGGCAGGGAACGGTTAACTTTACCGGAGCGTCAACCTCGAACTTTGCCAAGAATCCAGGTTCAGCGGCCAACCTGACATCCGCGCAGATCAGTGCCCAGTCCGGTTTCGGACTCGCCGACTTCCTCCTCGGCTATCCCAACAACGAAAACAAGCGTAACGTCCTTCTGACGGAGCGCCCCGGCGGTATCGCAAACGCGTACCTGCAGGACAGCTGGAAGATCACCCGCGAACTCACTTTGAACTACGGTCTCCGCTACGACCGCTCGGTTATTCCCGCCTACGGTACCGATGCCTCCATCGGTCTTCAGGGATCAATCGAAACCGGAGACTTCGACTTCAACAACGGAGATTACATCATCCAGAAGCTCCCGCCGCTCTGCACGGACCGTGGCCATGCACCCTGCCTCCCGAGTGCTACGCTTCCGGCTCATGTTCGCGTTGCCACTGGTAGCAAGATCCTCCATGGCTCCAAGTACAACTTCTCGCCGCGCTTCGGCTTCGCCTATCGCGTCAACGACAAGATGTCTGTTCGCGGTGGCTACGGTATTACCTACGACAACTGGGCTGCCATTATCCAGATGACCCAGAACTATCAGGGCTCCTGGCCCGATACCGGCACGCTCCAGATCAACGGAACGAACACACCTGGTACCCCCTACACCTCGGCGCAGAACCCCTTTGCCGATAACCCAGGCAACCTTCCCGCAGCCACACCGTTTACGTCTTCGAACGTCAACTACATGGTCGATCCGCGCTGGAAGAATCCCTACTCGCATCAGTACAACCTCGGCATCGAGCAGCAGTTCGGCGATCGCACCATCTTCTCGCTCAACTATGTTGGTTCGTCTTCGCACCGTATGGACATCGGAGGCTACTACAACACGGGCACGCCCTGCACCACCTGCACCTCCTTCGCCTCACGCGGTACCAACACCGGTCAACCCTTCCCGTACACCGTTCCGCAGAAGTCTTGGGACCACGCTGGCGGCACCGCCTCCTACAATGCCCTTCAGGCTTCGTTTGCGCGGCACTTCAGCACCGGTCTTGGCTATACCGTTGCCTATACTTGGTCGAAGACCCTCAACGACGGTACGGACGGCTATTTCGGCGTCGAAGGCGGCGTTCCCCAGGATCCCTACAATCCCAAGGGCAGCCGTGGCCCCGCCAGCTTCAGCATCCCTCAGATCGTTGCAGCTAACTTCATCTACGAACTTCCCTTCGGTCAGGGTAAGCATTTCTCCTCGCACTCCAGCCTCGTCAATTACATCATTGGCAACTGGCAGGTGAACTCCATCTTTACGGCACGCTCCGGTCAGGTTCTCAATATCACTGCCTCAGGCGATATCGCGAACACTGGCAATGCTGGTACCTATGAGCGCGCCAACCTTGTTGGCGATCCGTTTGTCGCCGGCCCTGTCGCAGCAAATCCACTCTGCAACGCCCCGGCAGGTCCCACTCGCACTCGGGCTCAGTGGTTCAATCCCTGCGCCTACGCGGCGCCAGCCATTGGAACGTATGGCAATGGGCCACGCAACGCCATCCGCGGTCCGCAGTACTGGAATCTCGATTCTTCTGTTCACCGCATCTTCCCCATCCGCGAAGGTCTTTCCTTCAAGCTGGACGTTGAGGCCTTCAACACCCTCAACCATCCAACCCCCGCCAACCCGGGAACCAGCGTGAGCAACCTGGTCACCCTGGGAAATATCGTGGGAGTCTCTACTCTCACCAATCAGCGTCTGCTCCAGTTTGCAGGCAAATTCCAGTTCTAA